A genomic window from Salvia miltiorrhiza cultivar Shanhuang (shh) chromosome 5, IMPLAD_Smil_shh, whole genome shotgun sequence includes:
- the LOC131026362 gene encoding uncharacterized protein LOC131026362, whose protein sequence is MGLYINPETGRSVLNPGMSTSLVINEGRSMEPEPNTRFAIPNESELRKGKRKQTQTVADPSKLRKVASKSFKAPRGNKEEVVLRRFPRGKNIASTVDSTTTS, encoded by the exons ATGGGCTTGTACATCAATCCTGAAACTGGAAGGAGTGTTCTAAAT CCCGGGATGTCTACATCACTAGTCATAAATGAGGGTAGGTCCATGGAGCCTGAACCAAACACACGGTTTGCAATACCAAATGAAAGTGAATTGAGGAAAGGCAAGAGAAAACAAACTCAGACAGTGGCTGATCCATCAAAGCTTAGGAAGGTGGCCTCAAAGTCATTTAAGGCTCCACGAGGAAACAAAGAAGAAGTGGTCCTAAGAAGATTCCCAAGAGGGAAAAATATTGCTTCAACTGTGGATTCTACAACTACTAGTTGA